A region of the Micromonospora sediminicola genome:
GTTCCGTGGGAGTCGCAGAGCACGACGGCGGCGACGTCGGCAACCGGGCGGCGGTATGTCGACCATGTGGCGCGGGGGACGACGGTGCACCTGTTCGTGCGGGAGACCCGGGTTGCCGACCGCGACCTGGGCGCACCGCCCTACCTGTATGCCGGACCGATGACCTACCAGGAGCACAACGGTGATCGGCCGATGCGCGTCCTCTGGGAACTGCGGCACCCCCTCCCCGCCGACATGTACGCCGCCGCCCGGGCGATCGCCGCCTGATATCACCAACGACTCAGCTCGAAAGGCAACGCAGAGGCAACGCCCCACTCAGCCGGCAATCCGGTGGCGGTCCGGCCGACGCTTCCAACGGCACAGCAGCGCCGCCACCCCGCCGGCGATGACCCCGACCATCGTCCCGGTGACCAGACTGGATACGGCCGCCGAAGCCCGCAACAAGGCTTCTCGCGCCCCCGGTGAGATGTTGGCCAGCCCCGGCGCGTTCATCCCCAGCGACGGGTCCCAGAACACCTGGTGACCGACCGCGAGGAACACCCCGTACAGCGCGCCCACGACCACCAGCGTCAGGAACGGGCGCGGTGGTCGCCGCCACAGCACGACTGCCACCCAGACCAGCGGTGGCCCCACCGCCAGCAGCGCGGCCACCACGGTTCCCTCCGGCACGACGTCCAGGTCGTGCAGCGCCACCCGGGGCGCGGCCAGCCCGGCAAGTCCCACCAGCGCCGGCCAGGAGAACCCGAGGGCACGACGGGCGCTCATCGCCCGACCGCCGACGGTGCGGTGGACCGGACGAACTTCAGGAGCGCGACGAACGCCAGCACGGCGGTCACCGCGCCACCGGCGAAGCGCACCCAGTGCCCCGCGACGAACTCGGCCGCCACCTGCCGCAGGTACTCGGGCGAGTGCGTCCCCACCGGGTCCACGAACATGATCTCGTTGCGCGGCCAGAAGAAGACGGCGGAGAACAGGAACTCGCAGGCGACGAAGACGACGGTCGCGCCGGCGACGTACCAGCGCAGCCGGCGGTCGCGCCAGGTGAGCAGCGTCGCGGCGACGCTGCTCAGCACGACCGACGCGCCCAGCGGCGGGAAGTAGTCGTGCGGGCCGCCGTCGACCAGGAACTCCCGGG
Encoded here:
- a CDS encoding DUF1772 domain-containing protein, giving the protein MSRTKLTWIALIVMVWAAMMSFGGVAAETVMLYPNIFNDPPASLERAREFLVDGGPHDYFPPLGASVVLSSVAATLLTWRDRRLRWYVAGATVVFVACEFLFSAVFFWPRNEIMFVDPVGTHSPEYLRQVAAEFVAGHWVRFAGGAVTAVLAFVALLKFVRSTAPSAVGR